The following are encoded in a window of Paraburkholderia sp. HP33-1 genomic DNA:
- a CDS encoding Hsp70 family protein: MSDARYSIGIDLGTTHCALSYVDTHASDGEKTTQDVLPIAQLTGPGAINNLPLLPSFLYLPHPDELASGDLYLPWTGQREFAVGEFARSRGAGTPIRLVSSAKSWLCHPGVDRRAGILPNDAPPEVARVSPLESSVRYLTHLREAWDHAHPDAPFGEQDVTVTIPASFDPAARELTAEAAEAAGFTRMTLLEEPQAALYSWIQKSGGQWRKQVKVGDIILVVDVGGGTTDLSLIAVIERDGNLELHRVAVGEHILLGGDNMDLALAHVVARKLAAQGTQADAWQLRALTYACRAAKETLLSDPATDTVPLVVPSRGSKLIGGSIRTELTRAELTQTILDGFFPPVDSAARPVSRARAGLTQLGLPYAQDAGITRHLAAFLGRQVGALAELEGLREHVAPNASFLHPTAVLFNGGVFKSTLLVERIMGTLNGWLAAEGVAPARLLEGADLDLAVARGAAYYGYVRRGRGVRIRGGTARAYYIAIESAMPAVPGLEPPVQALCIAPFGMEEGTDAELPAQEFGLVVGEPVHFRFFGSSVRRQDQVGTLLDFWGPEELQELEEIQATLPAAGRIAGEIVPVKLHARVTETGTLELEAIPRGSDERWKVEFDVRGNANA, translated from the coding sequence ATGAGCGACGCACGCTATTCGATCGGCATCGACCTCGGCACTACGCACTGCGCGCTGTCCTACGTGGACACGCACGCGAGCGACGGCGAGAAAACCACCCAGGACGTGCTGCCGATCGCGCAGCTCACGGGCCCCGGCGCAATCAACAATCTGCCGTTGTTGCCGTCGTTCCTGTACCTGCCCCATCCCGACGAACTGGCCTCCGGCGATCTCTACCTGCCGTGGACCGGCCAACGCGAATTCGCGGTCGGCGAATTCGCGCGCAGCCGTGGCGCCGGCACGCCGATCCGGCTCGTGTCGAGCGCGAAGAGCTGGCTCTGTCATCCGGGCGTCGACCGTCGCGCGGGCATTCTGCCGAACGACGCGCCGCCCGAAGTCGCGCGCGTGTCGCCGCTCGAAAGCTCGGTGCGCTATCTGACGCACCTGCGCGAGGCGTGGGACCACGCGCATCCGGACGCGCCGTTCGGCGAGCAGGACGTCACGGTAACGATCCCGGCATCGTTCGACCCCGCCGCGCGCGAACTGACCGCGGAAGCCGCCGAGGCCGCCGGCTTCACGCGCATGACGCTGCTCGAAGAACCGCAGGCGGCGCTCTATAGCTGGATCCAGAAGAGCGGCGGCCAGTGGCGCAAGCAGGTCAAGGTCGGCGACATCATCCTCGTCGTCGACGTCGGCGGCGGCACGACCGACCTGTCGCTGATCGCGGTGATCGAGCGCGACGGCAATCTCGAACTGCATCGCGTCGCGGTCGGCGAGCACATCCTGCTCGGCGGCGACAACATGGATCTCGCGCTCGCGCACGTCGTCGCGCGCAAGCTCGCGGCACAGGGCACCCAGGCCGACGCGTGGCAACTGCGTGCGCTCACCTATGCGTGCCGCGCGGCAAAGGAGACGCTGCTTTCCGACCCCGCCACCGACACCGTGCCGCTCGTCGTGCCGAGCCGCGGCTCGAAGCTGATCGGCGGCTCGATCCGCACCGAGCTGACCCGCGCCGAACTCACGCAGACGATCCTCGACGGCTTCTTCCCGCCGGTCGACAGCGCCGCGCGTCCGGTGAGCCGCGCGCGGGCAGGTCTGACGCAGCTCGGTCTGCCGTATGCGCAGGATGCCGGTATCACGCGGCATCTGGCGGCGTTCCTCGGCCGTCAGGTCGGCGCGCTGGCCGAACTCGAAGGGCTGCGCGAGCACGTCGCGCCAAACGCAAGCTTCCTGCACCCGACCGCGGTGCTGTTCAACGGCGGCGTGTTCAAGTCGACGCTGCTGGTCGAGCGCATCATGGGCACGCTGAACGGCTGGCTCGCGGCCGAAGGTGTGGCACCCGCCCGTCTGCTCGAAGGCGCGGACCTCGATCTGGCGGTCGCACGCGGTGCGGCCTACTACGGCTACGTGCGACGCGGCCGCGGCGTGCGGATTCGCGGCGGCACCGCGCGTGCGTACTACATCGCGATCGAATCCGCGATGCCGGCGGTGCCGGGGCTCGAGCCTCCGGTGCAGGCGCTGTGCATCGCGCCGTTCGGCATGGAAGAAGGCACCGACGCCGAGTTGCCCGCGCAGGAGTTCGGGCTGGTCGTCGGTGAGCCGGTGCATTTCCGCTTCTTCGGCTCGTCCGTGCGTCGTCAGGATCAGGTCGGCACGCTGCTCGATTTCTGGGGCCCCGAGGAGCTGCAGGAGCTCGAGGAAATTCAGGCGACGCTGCCGGCGGCCGGCCGCATCGCCGGTGAAATCGTGCCGGTGAAGCTGCATGCGCGTGTGACCGAAACCGGCACGCTCGAACTGGAAGCCATCCCGCGCGGCTCCGACGAGCGCTGGAAAGTCGAATTCGACGTGCGCGGCAACGCGAATGCATGA
- a CDS encoding Hsp70 family protein gives MTDMKRYSVGIDLGTSNTVLAYAEAGSQQIRVFEIEQLVSPGEVAARPLLPSVRYQAADGELSAADLQLPWSAASASAGRGKDAAQPVVVGRLARLLGAQVPGRLVASAKSWLSHASVDRVAPILPWGAPDEVRKISPLDASASYLAHVRAAWNQHFPKAPLEQQDVVLTVPASFDEGARALTVEAARLAGLPSLRLLEEPQAAFYDWLFQHREKLADALAATRLVLICDVGGGTTDLTLIEVSLTGDGEPRLTRIGVGNHLMLGGDNMDLALAHLLEVRLPGGAEGAAAGGQTPQRLSAASLSQLVERCRVAKEQLLGAQAPESASVTLLGAGSKLIGGARSAQVTRDEVEKIIVDGFFPRVAADERPGRPRGAIVEFGLPYATDAAVTRHIAAFLERFAAQSRKALGADCGSADAAALPVPDTLLLNGGVFRADALSRRLADTLGGWRGAPLNVLHNDNPDVAVARGAVAYTLARAGFAPKIGGGSPRSYFLVLDETPADKDDTEPEAAPVQRGICLLPRGTEEGHEILIADRTFALRLGAPVRFHLVSSSADTAYQPGELVDLTGGDFVRLPPIATIVQPREGHSARETAVRIATSLTEVGTLDVHCIELDEPSQRWLLEFQLRRDDAQVNLPADGAQQRHPALDRALELIDRCYGSRAQKVDPKEIKRLRVQLEHLLGPRDSWGSALLRELFGALWERARRRRRSADHERLWLNLAGYCVRPGFGYPLDEWRVEQLWTLFDDGIQYVTDSQVWSEWWTLWRRAAGGLNEDAQLRVLDAMDYLQKAAQSRHKLPFDVAKTGFADMVRLSASLERIPAERKIELGEAVLARLKKPAENHQSWWAVGRIGARQPFYGSAHSVVPPERAAQWLDAILALDWKKVDPAAFAAVQIARMTGDRSRDLPEALRASVVRRLEAASAPRAWITMVSEVVALDNADEGRVFGESLPVGLKLIGG, from the coding sequence ATGACTGACATGAAGCGGTACAGCGTCGGCATCGATCTCGGCACCAGCAACACGGTGCTCGCTTATGCGGAGGCCGGATCGCAGCAGATCCGCGTGTTCGAGATCGAGCAGCTGGTGAGCCCCGGCGAGGTCGCCGCGCGGCCGCTGTTGCCGTCGGTGCGCTATCAGGCGGCCGACGGCGAGCTGAGCGCGGCCGATCTGCAACTGCCGTGGTCCGCCGCAAGCGCGAGCGCGGGTCGAGGCAAGGACGCCGCGCAGCCGGTCGTGGTCGGCCGGCTCGCGCGGCTGCTCGGCGCGCAGGTGCCGGGGCGGCTCGTCGCGAGCGCGAAAAGCTGGCTGTCGCATGCGTCGGTCGATCGCGTCGCGCCGATCCTGCCGTGGGGCGCGCCCGACGAGGTCCGCAAGATTTCGCCGCTCGACGCGAGCGCGAGCTACCTCGCGCACGTACGCGCCGCGTGGAACCAGCACTTCCCGAAAGCCCCGCTCGAACAGCAGGACGTGGTGCTGACGGTGCCCGCTTCGTTCGACGAAGGCGCCCGCGCGTTGACCGTCGAAGCGGCGCGGCTCGCGGGCCTGCCGTCGCTGCGGCTGCTCGAGGAGCCGCAGGCCGCGTTCTACGACTGGCTGTTCCAGCATCGCGAGAAACTTGCCGACGCGCTCGCGGCGACCCGGCTCGTGCTGATCTGCGACGTCGGCGGCGGCACGACCGATCTGACGCTGATCGAAGTCAGCCTCACCGGCGACGGCGAGCCGCGCCTGACTCGCATCGGCGTCGGCAATCACCTGATGCTCGGCGGCGACAACATGGACCTCGCGCTCGCGCATCTGCTCGAGGTGCGGCTGCCGGGTGGCGCTGAAGGTGCCGCGGCCGGTGGGCAGACACCGCAGCGGCTGTCGGCGGCGAGCCTGTCGCAACTGGTCGAACGGTGCCGCGTCGCGAAGGAGCAACTGCTCGGTGCACAGGCACCGGAGTCGGCGTCGGTCACGCTGCTCGGCGCGGGCTCGAAGCTGATCGGTGGCGCGCGCTCCGCGCAGGTCACGCGCGACGAGGTCGAGAAGATCATCGTCGATGGTTTCTTTCCGCGGGTGGCCGCCGATGAGCGACCCGGACGGCCGCGCGGCGCGATCGTCGAATTCGGCCTGCCGTACGCGACCGATGCGGCGGTCACGCGGCATATCGCAGCGTTTCTCGAACGCTTCGCCGCGCAATCGCGCAAGGCCCTGGGCGCGGATTGCGGCTCAGCCGACGCGGCCGCCCTGCCCGTTCCCGATACGCTGCTGCTCAACGGCGGCGTATTCCGCGCCGACGCGCTGTCGCGGCGTCTCGCCGACACGCTCGGTGGCTGGCGCGGCGCGCCGCTCAACGTGCTGCACAACGACAACCCCGACGTCGCGGTCGCGCGTGGCGCGGTCGCCTATACGCTCGCGCGCGCGGGCTTCGCGCCGAAAATCGGCGGCGGTTCGCCGCGCAGCTATTTTCTGGTGCTCGACGAAACGCCGGCTGACAAAGACGACACCGAGCCGGAAGCGGCGCCGGTGCAACGCGGCATCTGCCTGCTGCCACGCGGCACCGAGGAAGGTCACGAGATCCTGATCGCCGATCGCACGTTCGCGCTGCGACTTGGGGCTCCGGTGCGGTTTCATCTGGTGTCGTCGAGCGCGGATACCGCCTACCAGCCCGGCGAGCTGGTCGATCTCACGGGCGGCGACTTCGTGCGCCTGCCACCGATCGCGACGATCGTGCAACCGCGCGAGGGCCATAGCGCACGCGAAACCGCGGTGCGCATCGCGACGTCGCTGACCGAGGTCGGCACGCTCGACGTGCATTGCATCGAACTCGACGAGCCGTCGCAACGCTGGCTGCTCGAATTCCAGTTGCGCCGCGACGATGCGCAAGTGAACCTGCCCGCCGATGGCGCGCAGCAACGCCACCCCGCGCTCGACCGCGCGCTCGAACTGATCGACCGCTGCTACGGCTCACGCGCGCAAAAGGTCGACCCGAAGGAAATCAAACGGCTGCGTGTGCAGCTCGAACATCTGCTCGGCCCGCGCGATAGCTGGGGCAGCGCGTTGCTGCGCGAACTGTTCGGCGCGCTGTGGGAACGCGCGCGCCGCCGGCGCCGCTCGGCGGATCACGAGAGGCTGTGGCTGAATCTGGCCGGCTATTGCGTGCGGCCCGGCTTCGGCTATCCACTCGACGAATGGCGCGTCGAGCAACTGTGGACGCTGTTCGACGACGGCATCCAGTACGTGACCGACAGCCAGGTATGGTCCGAATGGTGGACGCTGTGGCGTCGCGCGGCCGGCGGTCTTAACGAAGACGCGCAGTTGCGCGTGCTCGACGCGATGGACTATTTGCAGAAGGCCGCGCAATCGCGTCACAAGCTGCCGTTCGATGTCGCGAAGACCGGCTTCGCCGATATGGTTCGTCTGTCCGCATCGCTCGAACGGATTCCGGCCGAGCGCAAGATCGAACTCGGCGAGGCAGTGCTTGCGCGCCTGAAAAAGCCCGCTGAAAACCATCAGAGCTGGTGGGCGGTCGGCCGTATCGGTGCGCGACAGCCTTTCTATGGCAGCGCGCATAGCGTCGTGCCACCCGAGCGCGCCGCGCAATGGCTCGACGCGATCCTCGCGCTCGACTGGAAGAAGGTCGACCCCGCCGCGTTCGCGGCCGTGCAGATCGCCCGCATGACCGGCGACCGCTCACGCGATCTGCCCGAGGCGCTGCGCGCGAGCGTCGTGCGACGCCTCGAAGCGGCAAGCGCGCCGCGCGCGTGGATCACGATGGTCAGCGAAGTCGTCGCGCTCGATAACGCCGACGAAGGCCGCGTGTTCGGTGAATCGCTGCCGGTAGGGCTGAAGCTGATCGGCGGTTAA
- a CDS encoding tyrosine-type recombinase/integrase: MSKAVPKAAPNAELVTVQPVESLVVPELLDGRDGTNRGAADSSQLSARNDLDAVRAWLSNYADTKTTFDNYRKEAERLLLWAVVQLGKPLSSLTHEDLLLFKAFIADPQPAARWVSANGGKYARSDARWRPFNGPLSPASQRQALIILNAMFTWLVNAGYLRGNPMALLRQRAKRSAPRVTRYLSTSLWDEVKLFVGQLPQDTDAQRAYYARCRWLTTLFYLQGMRISEVAGGQMGQFFRRLGADGQDQWWLETLGKGDKERIVPVSAELVQELRSYRTLNGLAALPTRAEDTPLVLPFKGRNRCLSRSAIHDAIKGIFAGAATWLRARGPEFADRADELERASAHWLRHTAGSHQADGGVDLRTIRDNLGHVSLNTTSLYLHTEDDARHTETVNRHRMNWGDAKSKVDKAGGN; encoded by the coding sequence GTGTCCAAAGCTGTGCCGAAAGCTGCCCCGAACGCTGAGCTCGTCACCGTCCAGCCCGTCGAATCGCTCGTCGTGCCTGAACTGCTCGATGGCCGCGACGGCACCAATCGCGGCGCGGCCGACAGCTCGCAGCTGTCGGCGCGCAACGATCTCGATGCGGTGCGCGCATGGCTCTCCAATTACGCCGACACCAAAACCACTTTCGACAACTACCGCAAGGAAGCCGAGCGCCTCCTGCTGTGGGCGGTCGTGCAGCTCGGCAAGCCGCTTTCGTCACTGACGCACGAGGATCTGCTGCTGTTCAAGGCGTTCATCGCCGATCCGCAGCCGGCCGCGCGTTGGGTGTCGGCGAACGGCGGCAAGTACGCGCGCAGCGACGCACGCTGGCGGCCGTTCAATGGGCCGCTGTCGCCAGCTAGCCAGCGCCAGGCGCTGATCATCCTGAACGCGATGTTCACGTGGCTCGTCAATGCCGGCTATCTGCGCGGAAATCCCATGGCGCTGCTGCGGCAGCGCGCGAAGCGCTCCGCACCGCGCGTCACGCGCTACCTGTCGACGTCGCTATGGGACGAAGTGAAGCTGTTCGTCGGGCAACTGCCCCAGGATACCGACGCGCAACGCGCGTATTACGCGCGTTGCCGCTGGCTAACCACCTTGTTCTATCTGCAAGGTATGCGCATTTCCGAAGTCGCCGGCGGGCAGATGGGCCAGTTCTTCAGACGGCTCGGCGCCGATGGTCAGGACCAGTGGTGGCTCGAAACGCTCGGCAAGGGCGACAAGGAGCGCATCGTGCCGGTGTCGGCCGAGCTGGTTCAGGAGCTGCGCAGCTACCGCACGTTGAACGGCCTCGCCGCGCTGCCGACCCGCGCCGAGGACACCCCGCTCGTGCTGCCGTTCAAGGGACGCAACCGCTGCTTGTCGCGCTCGGCGATTCACGACGCGATCAAGGGCATCTTCGCGGGCGCGGCTACATGGCTGCGCGCGCGCGGTCCCGAATTCGCCGATCGCGCCGACGAACTCGAGCGCGCATCGGCTCACTGGCTGCGGCATACGGCCGGTTCGCATCAGGCGGACGGCGGCGTCGATCTGCGCACGATCCGCGACAATCTCGGCCACGTCTCGCTGAACACGACCAGCCTTTACCTGCACACCGAGGACGACGCGCGGCATACCGAGACCGTTAATCGGCATCGGATGAACTGGGGCGATGCGAAGTCGAAAGTAGACAAGGCCGGTGGCAATTAA
- a CDS encoding DUF2760 domain-containing protein — MSDSNPSFLGRISLAVSTFFSILGNGDFAADVLRLRNGEKIGAAPAAAPAATTPAPAPAPQPKPQPAPVLKEATPDAALQLLGLLQRDARFIDFVEEDIKGYSDADIGAAARLVHEGCRATLREHFTIRPVRDEAEGSRVTLPQGFDASSVRLTGNVVGSAPFSGSISHRGWRVDDVRLPKLADGHNAKVIAPAEVEL, encoded by the coding sequence ATGAGCGATTCGAACCCATCCTTTCTCGGCCGGATTTCCCTGGCCGTCAGTACGTTTTTCAGCATTCTCGGCAATGGCGACTTCGCCGCCGACGTGCTGCGCCTGCGCAATGGCGAAAAGATCGGCGCGGCCCCGGCGGCCGCCCCCGCCGCCACAACGCCCGCGCCGGCCCCCGCACCACAACCGAAGCCGCAACCCGCGCCGGTGCTGAAAGAGGCAACCCCCGACGCCGCGCTGCAACTGCTCGGCCTGCTGCAACGCGACGCGCGCTTCATCGATTTCGTCGAGGAAGACATCAAGGGCTATAGCGACGCCGACATCGGCGCAGCCGCGCGTCTCGTGCACGAAGGCTGCCGCGCGACGCTGCGCGAGCACTTCACGATCCGCCCGGTGCGCGACGAAGCCGAAGGCAGCCGCGTGACGCTGCCCCAGGGCTTCGACGCGAGTTCGGTGCGCCTGACCGGCAACGTCGTCGGCAGCGCGCCGTTTAGCGGCAGCATCAGCCATCGCGGCTGGCGCGTCGACGACGTGCGTCTGCCCAAGCTCGCAGACGGCCATAACGCGAAGGTCATCGCACCGGCGGAGGTGGAGCTATGA
- a CDS encoding VOC family protein, whose protein sequence is MISHVFVGVNDFDRAFKFYSVVMGELGHKLKFCEPDQAWAGWMAERMPRPLFLIGRPYDGNPAEHGNGQMVALLAPDRRSVDNAYASALANSGSCEGPPGLRPHYHPNYYGAYFRDPEGNKICVCCHGPVTP, encoded by the coding sequence ATGATTTCGCACGTATTCGTGGGGGTGAATGACTTTGACCGTGCCTTCAAATTCTATTCGGTCGTCATGGGCGAGCTGGGACACAAACTGAAGTTTTGTGAGCCCGATCAAGCGTGGGCGGGTTGGATGGCTGAGCGTATGCCGCGTCCGCTCTTCCTGATCGGCAGGCCCTATGATGGCAACCCGGCAGAACACGGAAACGGTCAAATGGTGGCGTTGCTCGCGCCTGATCGTCGTTCAGTCGATAACGCCTACGCTAGCGCGCTGGCAAACTCCGGCTCTTGCGAAGGCCCTCCCGGCTTGCGGCCACACTATCACCCGAACTATTACGGGGCGTATTTCCGGGATCCGGAGGGAAACAAGATTTGCGTTTGTTGCCACGGTCCCGTGACGCCGTAG
- a CDS encoding alcohol dehydrogenase produces the protein MPRMKAVEVKQAGGPLELVERDVPEPGAGHVRIRIHACGICHSDVMTKEGLWPGLAYPRVPGHEIAGVIDALGAGVDGWQAGQRVGVGWHGGHCGKCEHCRQGDFVLCKFALIPGISYDGGYAEYMVAPVEALARIPDDLSDVDAAPLLCAGITTFNAIRNSGARAGDVVAILGIGGLGHLGVQFARKMGFRTVAIARGQDKAPLAKQLGAHHYIDSKTENVAEALQALGGAKLVLATVTSGKAMSATLGGLGLNGKLVMVGVSEEPVEVPITQFIMGRNSVQGWPSGTSADSQDTLAFSAMSGVKPMIEEYPLAEAAQAFDRMMSGHARFRVVLKTA, from the coding sequence ATGCCCAGAATGAAAGCAGTCGAAGTGAAGCAGGCCGGCGGCCCGCTCGAACTGGTGGAGCGCGACGTGCCCGAGCCGGGCGCGGGTCACGTGCGCATCAGGATTCACGCTTGCGGCATCTGTCATAGCGATGTGATGACCAAGGAAGGCCTGTGGCCAGGCCTCGCCTATCCGCGCGTACCCGGGCACGAAATCGCGGGCGTGATCGACGCGCTCGGCGCGGGTGTCGACGGCTGGCAGGCGGGGCAGCGTGTCGGGGTCGGCTGGCACGGCGGGCATTGCGGCAAATGCGAACACTGCCGCCAGGGCGACTTCGTGCTGTGCAAGTTCGCCCTCATCCCCGGCATCAGCTATGACGGCGGTTACGCCGAATACATGGTGGCCCCGGTCGAAGCGTTGGCGCGCATTCCCGACGATCTGTCCGATGTCGATGCCGCGCCGCTGCTCTGCGCGGGTATTACGACCTTCAACGCGATCCGCAATAGCGGCGCGCGCGCCGGTGACGTGGTCGCGATTCTCGGGATCGGCGGCCTCGGGCATCTCGGCGTGCAATTCGCGCGCAAGATGGGCTTTCGCACGGTGGCAATCGCGCGCGGACAGGACAAGGCCCCGCTCGCGAAGCAACTGGGCGCGCATCACTACATCGACAGCAAAACGGAAAACGTCGCCGAGGCACTGCAGGCACTGGGCGGCGCGAAGCTGGTACTCGCCACGGTGACGAGCGGCAAGGCGATGAGCGCCACGCTCGGCGGTCTCGGCCTGAACGGCAAGCTCGTGATGGTCGGCGTCTCCGAAGAGCCGGTCGAAGTGCCGATCACGCAATTCATCATGGGACGCAACTCGGTGCAAGGCTGGCCCTCCGGCACCTCGGCCGATTCGCAGGACACGCTCGCGTTCAGCGCGATGAGCGGCGTCAAGCCGATGATCGAGGAGTATCCGCTCGCGGAAGCGGCGCAGGCCTTCGACCGGATGATGAGCGGCCACGCGCGTTTCAGGGTGGTGCTAAAGACGGCCTGA
- the katG gene encoding catalase/peroxidase HPI — translation MSNEAKCPFIHTAGGGTTNRDWWPKQLRLDLLNQHSNRSNPLDGDFNYAEAFKSLDYAELKKDLSALMTDSQPWWPADFGHYGPLFIRMAWHSAGTYRIGDGRGGAGRGQQRFAPLNSWPDNVSLDKARRLLWPIKQKYGQKISWADLLILTGNVALETMGFETFGFGGGREDTWEPDNDVFWGAETSWLALSNDPNNKHSRYSGKRDLDNPLGAVQMGLIYVNPEGPDGNPDPLAAAVDIRETFARMAMNDEETVALIAGGHTFGKTHGAGPADNVGPEPESAGLEAQGLGWRNSFGTGKGGDTITSGIEVTWTSTPTQWGMGYFENLFGHEWELTKSPAGANQWVAKDAQATIPHAHDPSKTLLPTMLTTDLSLRLDPAYEKIARRFMANPDEFADAFARAWFKLTHRDMGPRARYLGPEVPSEELLWQDPIPAVDHPLVDDEDVAALKQKILASGLSVSQLVTTAWASASTFRGSDKRGGANGARIRLAPQKDWDVNQPAELAKVLKVLERIQSEFNDAQSGGKKISLADLIVLAGGAGIEQAAKNAGQQVTVPFMPGRMDASQDQTDVESVAMLEPVHDGFRNYLQGKFPVEAEKLLIDKAQLLTLTAPEMTVLIGGLRVLKVGAGSDSHGVLTNEPETLSNDFFRNLLDMGTEWTPMSAAAETFEGCDAKTGEVKWTGTRVDLVFGSNSVLRALGEVYASGDGKEKFVRDFVAAWVKVMNLDRFDLV, via the coding sequence ATGTCAAACGAAGCAAAGTGCCCGTTCATCCACACCGCCGGCGGCGGGACAACCAACCGGGACTGGTGGCCGAAGCAGTTGCGCCTCGACCTGCTCAACCAGCATTCGAACCGCTCCAATCCGCTCGACGGGGACTTCAACTACGCCGAGGCATTCAAGAGCCTCGACTACGCCGAACTCAAGAAAGACCTCTCTGCGCTGATGACCGATTCGCAGCCCTGGTGGCCCGCGGACTTCGGTCACTACGGGCCGCTGTTTATCCGTATGGCATGGCATAGCGCTGGCACTTACCGCATCGGCGACGGCCGCGGCGGCGCAGGGCGCGGTCAGCAGCGTTTCGCGCCGCTCAATAGCTGGCCGGACAACGTGAGCCTCGACAAGGCGCGCCGGTTGCTGTGGCCGATCAAGCAGAAATACGGCCAGAAAATTTCGTGGGCTGATCTGCTGATCCTGACCGGCAATGTCGCGCTCGAAACGATGGGCTTCGAGACTTTTGGTTTCGGCGGCGGCCGCGAGGACACGTGGGAACCGGACAATGACGTGTTCTGGGGTGCGGAAACGAGCTGGCTCGCACTTAGCAACGATCCGAACAACAAGCACAGCCGCTACTCGGGCAAGCGCGATCTCGACAACCCGCTCGGCGCGGTGCAGATGGGGCTGATCTACGTGAACCCGGAAGGCCCGGACGGCAATCCCGATCCGCTTGCCGCGGCGGTCGACATCCGCGAGACCTTCGCCCGCATGGCGATGAACGACGAGGAAACCGTCGCGCTGATCGCGGGCGGCCACACGTTCGGCAAGACCCACGGCGCGGGTCCCGCCGATAACGTCGGGCCCGAACCGGAAAGTGCCGGCCTCGAAGCCCAGGGGCTCGGCTGGCGCAACAGCTTCGGCACCGGCAAGGGCGGCGACACGATCACGAGCGGTATCGAGGTCACGTGGACCTCGACGCCGACACAGTGGGGCATGGGCTACTTCGAGAACCTGTTCGGCCACGAGTGGGAGCTGACGAAGAGCCCGGCGGGCGCGAACCAGTGGGTCGCGAAGGACGCGCAGGCCACCATTCCGCACGCGCACGACCCGTCGAAAACACTGCTGCCGACGATGCTGACGACCGACCTGTCGCTACGCCTCGACCCGGCCTACGAAAAGATCGCGCGGCGCTTCATGGCCAACCCCGACGAGTTCGCCGACGCGTTCGCGCGCGCCTGGTTCAAGCTGACGCACCGAGACATGGGTCCGCGCGCCCGCTATCTCGGCCCGGAAGTGCCGAGCGAAGAACTGCTGTGGCAGGATCCGATTCCGGCCGTCGATCATCCGCTCGTCGACGACGAGGATGTCGCGGCGCTCAAGCAAAAGATCCTCGCGTCCGGGCTGTCGGTCTCGCAGCTGGTCACGACCGCATGGGCGTCGGCCTCGACGTTCCGTGGTTCGGACAAGCGCGGCGGCGCCAACGGCGCGCGCATCCGGCTCGCCCCTCAGAAGGACTGGGACGTCAATCAGCCCGCCGAGCTCGCGAAGGTGCTGAAGGTGCTCGAACGCATCCAGAGCGAGTTCAACGATGCGCAGTCCGGCGGCAAGAAGATCTCGCTCGCCGACCTGATCGTGCTGGCGGGTGGCGCCGGCATCGAGCAGGCCGCGAAGAACGCCGGCCAGCAAGTGACGGTGCCGTTCATGCCGGGTCGCATGGACGCGTCACAGGATCAGACGGACGTCGAATCGGTCGCGATGCTCGAGCCGGTCCACGACGGCTTTCGCAACTATCTGCAGGGCAAGTTCCCGGTGGAGGCCGAGAAGCTGCTGATCGACAAGGCGCAATTGCTGACCTTGACGGCGCCCGAGATGACGGTGCTGATCGGCGGCCTGCGGGTGCTGAAGGTGGGCGCTGGCAGCGACTCGCACGGTGTCCTCACGAACGAGCCGGAAACGCTCTCCAACGACTTCTTCCGCAATCTGCTGGACATGGGTACGGAATGGACGCCGATGTCGGCCGCCGCGGAAACGTTCGAAGGCTGCGACGCGAAGACCGGCGAGGTCAAGTGGACAGGTACGCGCGTCGATCTGGTGTTCGGCTCGAACTCGGTGCTGCGCGCACTGGGCGAGGTCTACGCGAGCGGGGACGGTAAGGAGAAGTTCGTGCGCGACTTCGTTGCCGCGTGGGTCAAGGTGATGAATCTGGATCGGTTCGATCTGGTTTGA